The sequence below is a genomic window from Hydractinia symbiolongicarpus strain clone_291-10 chromosome 10, HSymV2.1, whole genome shotgun sequence.
TATGAAAAATATCTGTACGCGTAGCTTATGTTGTTGTATACTAAGGCGTAAATCACAGAAATATTATTTGGCGGTAATACAACCTGTATCTTATAGCAACAaaacatttctttcttttcaccAACCTATATTTTCAATTCTGGAAATTTTGAATCCGTATACTGTGGTTGCCATTGAGATTATACACTGCAAGAAGTGGAGCAGGAAAAGCATAGCATACACAGCCACCCCATAATCTCGActttttgtacaaaaatttgCAGACCACAACGTGTAGGTGTAATGATTATCAGGACTAAAACGTCTAGTTACACGTCTACAATCGAGGTACATTCTAAAGATCAAGCAAACTGAATTAATAATTCTATTTTTGTAGATCTTGGCTAGAATTTGGTTCACTTACATGAATCCAGCTATTGATGCTACAACACCCACAAAAGCAAGGATGTCAGCTGCCATTGCAGAAGCGTTAAAATGTCGAATCAATGGTCGGTTACTTGACGTACCAGAAAAAACATGTATACCCAAACTAGCTGTAAATATCATCCATAAGGAAATGAATATTGATGCGCCTGGTATGTAGAATGGAAATCTTGATGTGCGTAGTGTGAGATAAACACTGATACCAAAACATAATGTTAGGATACCAGTGATAATGAAAACAATACCTTGTGGTTAAAAAGTGGAACAGTGATAATTTCAAAACAGGAGTACAGgaatatcataatttttttagtaaTAACCACGAT
It includes:
- the LOC130612319 gene encoding uncharacterized protein LOC130612319, coding for MIDQQPTVNSPVAKKFARFASRLCIVFIITGILTLCFGISVYLTLRTSRFPFYIPGASIFISLWMIFTASLGIHVFSGTSSNRPLIRHFNASAMAADILAFVGVVASIAGFIMYLDCRRVTRRFSPDNHYTYTLWSANFCTKSRDYGVAVYAMLFLLHFLQCIISMATTVYGFKISRIENIGQQRNGEIIQAEPHPTLLQTYASQDQFQIPKLQQNEILVTANTGQPFILIPVTSTSQQLPIHLPIDSLAGFPPPYSAY